The following proteins are encoded in a genomic region of Cricetulus griseus strain 17A/GY chromosome 7, alternate assembly CriGri-PICRH-1.0, whole genome shotgun sequence:
- the LOC100769444 gene encoding keratin-associated protein 9-1-like codes for MTLSCCPPCCQPGCCKTTYCWTTCCPESSRPESNCCQPCCPPSCCSKPCSQSGSSNNKTDSTDSQPCCPATCSESTCCKTSCCKPTGVSICCSTPCCQPCCCVPTCCQPCCQPSSIKICCQPTCSETTCCKTTSCKTNCVTIGCSPPCCQPCCCMPTCCQPCFLQLCCQPTCCETSSSETTSFKPTCVTISCSTPCCQSCCC; via the coding sequence ATGACCCTCTCCTGCTGTCCACCTTGCTGTCAGCCTGGCTGCTGCAAGACCACCTACTGCTGGACCACCTGCTGCCCTGAGTCCAGCCGCCCTGAGTCCAACTGCTGCCAACCTTGCTGTCCACCAAGTTGCTGCAGCAAACCCTGCTCCCAGTCcggcagcagcaacaacaaaactgacaGCACTGACTCACAGCCCTGCTGCCCAGCAACCTGCAGTGAGAGCACCTGCTGCAAGACCTCCTGTTGCAAGCCAACTGGTGTGAGCATCTGCTGCAGCACACCCTGTTGCCAGCCCTGCTGCTGTGTGCCcacctgctgccagccctgctgccagcccagctccATAAAGATCTGCTGTCAGCCAACTTGCTCTGAAACCACTTGCTGCAAGACTACCAGTTGCAAAACAAATTGTGTGACCATTGGTTGCAGCCCaccctgctgccagccctgctgtTGTATGCCcacctgctgccagccctgcttcTTACAGCTGTGCTGCCAACCAACCTGCTGTGAAACCAGCAGCTCTGAGACCACCTCTTTCAAACCAACCTGTGTGaccatcagctgcagcactcccTGCTGCCAGTCCTGCTGCTGCTGA